The following coding sequences lie in one Desulfonatronum thioautotrophicum genomic window:
- a CDS encoding GspMb/PilO family protein, with the protein MGISVELKSRLREAPPRLRLLLVVCLVLSVLASLHYASSRWRDVKASLEQSLEMKMLEHERFSRNLADAETFEKMYAELHSVREELITSRMVKALTPPLSEAMFQHIVNEWAEESGVSILSMRTLPRLEQEGFSRMRMAVTTRAEIGAIQEFMELVRQSPRFVFFEEVEIRQISAQERRYYYFNAQLVSWTMP; encoded by the coding sequence ATGGGCATTTCGGTTGAGCTCAAAAGTCGGCTGCGAGAGGCCCCTCCCAGGCTGCGCCTGCTGTTGGTCGTATGCCTTGTTCTCAGTGTGCTCGCTTCCTTGCATTATGCCTCGTCCAGATGGCGCGACGTGAAGGCCTCACTGGAGCAGTCCCTTGAAATGAAAATGTTGGAGCATGAGAGGTTTTCCCGGAATTTGGCCGACGCCGAGACGTTTGAAAAAATGTACGCCGAGCTCCATTCAGTGCGCGAGGAACTGATCACTTCCAGAATGGTAAAGGCATTGACACCACCTCTTTCAGAGGCCATGTTTCAGCACATCGTCAATGAATGGGCGGAAGAGTCCGGCGTATCCATTCTGAGCATGCGCACCCTGCCGCGATTGGAGCAGGAGGGGTTTAGCAGGATGCGCATGGCGGTCACAACGCGGGCCGAGATCGGGGCCATCCAGGAATTCATGGAACTTGTAAGGCAAAGCCCCCGATTTGTTTTTTTCGAGGAAGTGGAGATCCGGCAGATCAGCGCACAGGAGCGTCGATATTACTATTTCAACGCACAGCTTGTCTCCTGGACCATGCCGTAA
- a CDS encoding PilN domain-containing protein — translation MLNTLLSPFLSKLHPLFILPGKVAVYGPSPLFGTVRQARPRMETAMDAEDLVSIFSRIRDFVQPGPEDVWLVGLPLKFFTLVHLKLPAAAKDELDHAVRYALLRHVPFDLSEARTGYAHVPSPGGGLALDVSVARNEHLDSSLAALDRAGIHVSGVFPALAYVAVAHGLNGIYISADEASAEAIVVTGGRITFHAWDDLSMEGGLPGFLKSIKPMLDNLPHPPDRVFTWECATSPDITATSLGFNSRNCESITPSLSGDLLKQVPFRIRIHQPEAMRRRKLARRLGLGLAATFLLALSAIPLGELLGKKAYLQTLDAEITRIRPQAEDIAEKRREAMEMISFLERIALEVEEQPAILEILHELTQTLPGNAWLDSFAFAQNRIRVQGQADSATSIIEALENSALFRDVRLESPVTRAHNRDVFHISADVE, via the coding sequence ATGCTGAACACTCTGCTTTCGCCCTTTCTCTCCAAGCTTCATCCCCTTTTTATCTTGCCGGGCAAGGTGGCGGTTTACGGGCCGTCTCCGCTTTTCGGAACAGTTCGCCAGGCCAGGCCCCGCATGGAAACGGCCATGGATGCGGAGGATCTCGTTTCAATTTTTTCGCGGATTCGAGATTTCGTGCAACCTGGACCGGAAGATGTCTGGCTGGTCGGCCTTCCCCTGAAGTTTTTCACTCTGGTCCATTTGAAACTTCCAGCCGCGGCGAAGGATGAGCTGGACCATGCCGTGCGCTACGCTCTTTTGCGTCATGTGCCGTTTGACCTCTCCGAGGCGCGCACCGGGTATGCTCATGTGCCAAGTCCGGGGGGGGGCTTGGCCCTGGATGTTTCCGTGGCCAGAAACGAGCACCTGGACTCCTCTCTTGCCGCTCTGGACAGGGCCGGAATCCATGTGTCAGGGGTATTCCCTGCGCTGGCCTATGTTGCTGTCGCCCACGGCCTGAATGGAATCTACATCAGCGCAGACGAGGCGAGCGCCGAGGCGATCGTCGTGACCGGTGGACGCATCACCTTCCATGCCTGGGACGACCTTTCCATGGAGGGAGGCCTGCCCGGGTTCCTCAAATCCATCAAGCCCATGCTTGATAATCTTCCGCATCCGCCCGATCGGGTATTTACATGGGAATGCGCGACCTCTCCGGATATCACGGCCACCAGTCTCGGCTTCAATAGCCGGAACTGCGAGTCCATCACGCCTTCGCTCTCCGGGGATCTGCTGAAGCAGGTTCCATTTCGCATCCGCATCCACCAGCCGGAGGCGATGCGTCGACGGAAGCTGGCCCGGCGGCTGGGCCTTGGACTTGCGGCCACCTTCCTCCTGGCCCTCTCGGCCATACCTCTGGGAGAGCTTCTTGGTAAAAAAGCCTATTTGCAAACCCTGGATGCTGAAATCACGCGCATCAGGCCCCAGGCTGAAGATATCGCGGAAAAACGCCGAGAAGCCATGGAAATGATCAGCTTTCTGGAGCGGATCGCCCTTGAAGTCGAAGAACAGCCAGCAATACTGGAAATTCTTCATGAATTAACCCAAACCCTGCCAGGGAATGCGTGGCTTGATTCGTTCGCCTTTGCTCAAAACCGCATCCGCGTTCAAGGGCAGGCGGATTCGGCTACCAGCATAATTGAGGCGTTGGAAAATTCCGCCCTTTTCCGGGATGTCCGGCTGGAATCGCCGGTGACCAGGGCACATAACCGCGATGTATTTCATATCAGCGCGGATGTGGAGTAG
- a CDS encoding GspE/PulE family protein, whose protein sequence is MSLIQRMIDANLVLKRDIDRIMAAGEIREAPHLVAVRTGLVSEDDYIRLLKESLGYAICDGPPEHYDEQVFNGLSVPFLEEHHCFPLELLDSTLRIAAFDPLDHVLLSSLKQAFPGHGIMVQVCRQERIRSWIQEYFGREGTGREDVRGQEDDSPSMLQGQEDLEQLRDLASEAPIIKLVNQFLTTAVERRVSDIHVEPFEDRVQVRFRLDGVLEEHIRLPHHLHQALTTRIKIMARLDIAERRIPQDGRIRLKIAGKSIDLRVSCLPTMFGEGVVMRVLDQSSISFSLRTLGFPTRELSLFEEIIRAPHGIVLVTGPTGSGKTTTLYSALNSIYSVEKKIITIEDPVEYELDGINQIQVNVKAGLTFASGLRSIVRQDPDVILIGEIRDKETADIAIQSALTGHLVFSTLHTNDAAGAVSRLMEIGVEDYLLASSVICIMAQRLVRLLCGHCKEPLIPEPDLLLRYGLGDPDAPLPLLFMPTGCDHCGHTGYRSRTAIFELMIITDEIRELILRNKSTTAIRNLAMEQGMTLLRRDGWSKVQTGETSIEEVLRVTGQ, encoded by the coding sequence ATGAGCCTGATCCAGCGGATGATCGATGCCAACCTCGTCCTGAAACGAGACATCGACAGGATCATGGCTGCTGGGGAGATCCGAGAGGCGCCCCACCTGGTGGCTGTGCGTACCGGGCTTGTCTCCGAAGATGACTACATTCGGTTGCTCAAAGAGTCCCTGGGCTATGCCATCTGCGACGGTCCGCCTGAGCACTATGACGAGCAGGTGTTCAACGGGCTTTCAGTTCCTTTTCTGGAGGAACACCATTGCTTTCCTCTGGAGTTGCTCGATTCCACGCTGCGTATTGCCGCCTTCGACCCCCTTGATCATGTATTGCTGAGTAGTCTGAAACAGGCCTTCCCCGGCCACGGGATCATGGTGCAGGTTTGCCGTCAGGAGCGGATCAGGTCCTGGATCCAGGAATACTTTGGGAGGGAGGGCACGGGGCGGGAAGATGTCCGGGGACAGGAAGATGATTCCCCCTCGATGCTCCAAGGGCAGGAGGATCTCGAGCAGCTCCGGGACCTGGCATCCGAGGCTCCGATCATCAAGCTGGTCAACCAGTTTCTCACCACCGCCGTGGAGCGGCGGGTCAGTGATATCCATGTCGAGCCCTTTGAGGACAGGGTTCAGGTGCGCTTCCGTTTGGATGGTGTGCTGGAAGAGCATATCAGATTGCCGCACCATCTGCACCAGGCATTGACCACGCGGATCAAGATCATGGCCCGGCTGGACATCGCGGAGCGGCGCATCCCCCAGGACGGCCGCATCCGGCTGAAGATCGCCGGAAAGAGCATCGACCTGCGCGTCTCCTGCCTGCCGACCATGTTCGGCGAGGGCGTGGTCATGCGCGTCCTGGACCAGAGCAGCATCTCCTTTTCCCTGCGCACCCTGGGGTTTCCCACGCGGGAATTGAGCCTGTTCGAGGAGATCATCCGCGCGCCGCATGGCATCGTGCTGGTCACCGGCCCCACGGGCAGCGGCAAGACCACCACCCTGTATTCGGCCCTGAATTCCATCTACTCCGTGGAGAAGAAGATCATCACCATCGAGGACCCGGTGGAGTACGAGCTGGACGGGATCAACCAGATCCAGGTGAACGTCAAGGCCGGGCTGACCTTTGCCTCGGGCCTGCGCTCCATCGTCCGTCAGGATCCGGACGTGATCCTGATCGGTGAAATCCGGGACAAGGAGACCGCGGACATCGCCATCCAGTCCGCCCTGACCGGCCACCTGGTCTTTTCCACCCTGCACACCAACGACGCCGCCGGGGCGGTGTCCCGACTGATGGAAATCGGGGTGGAGGATTATCTGCTGGCCTCGTCGGTGATCTGCATCATGGCCCAGAGACTCGTGCGCCTGCTCTGCGGGCACTGCAAGGAACCGCTGATCCCGGAACCCGATCTGCTGCTCCGATACGGACTTGGCGATCCAGACGCGCCATTACCATTGCTGTTCATGCCGACCGGCTGCGACCATTGCGGCCATACCGGCTACCGCTCGCGCACCGCCATATTCGAACTGATGATCATCACTGATGAAATCAGGGAGTTGATCCTGCGCAACAAGAGCACCACGGCCATCCGCAATCTGGCCATGGAGCAGGGTATGACCCTGTTGCGCCGTGACGGCTGGAGCAAGGTCCAGACCGGGGAAACCTCCATTGAAGAAGTTTTGAGGGTTACTGGTCAATAG
- a CDS encoding general secretion pathway protein GspK, with protein sequence MASQVLTTFSLRSTTRQIRQEGTSCNAAHGFILIAVLWISLLLSIFALNYSTSSRLGAERAVTGERFTTETHVLRSALAMAEHGLRKYLANIELIEELADSGLAGEVLDDVLRPLFPRHEPHELDISGTRVQVRITNETARWNVNAVSAGILEKVLAACGVEPGAETTSIVNSILDWIDEDDLRRLEGAETPYYLSLDRPYLAKNGPLQSIEELLLIRGIDAALYWGSEGRPGLIDFLSVTGQGGETLDINSASPRAMTLVPGIGEDAVNAVVQNRSEGRIRNLADLALHVDARDFDQLVQFFEVMPSSRAKLEARVVDPVTGRPGRAMTVVIDLS encoded by the coding sequence ATGGCAAGCCAGGTCCTGACAACCTTCAGCCTGCGCAGTACCACGCGACAAATCCGGCAGGAGGGCACTTCGTGTAACGCTGCCCACGGTTTCATTCTCATCGCCGTGCTCTGGATATCCCTGCTTCTGTCCATATTTGCCCTGAACTATTCGACTTCATCCAGACTGGGCGCGGAGCGGGCCGTGACGGGAGAGCGTTTTACCACGGAAACCCATGTGCTCCGTTCGGCCCTGGCCATGGCCGAACATGGCCTGCGCAAATATCTGGCGAATATTGAGCTCATCGAAGAGCTTGCCGATTCCGGGCTCGCCGGGGAAGTGCTTGACGATGTGCTGCGCCCCCTCTTTCCTCGCCATGAACCCCATGAATTGGATATCAGCGGAACCCGGGTCCAGGTCCGCATTACCAATGAAACGGCCCGCTGGAACGTGAACGCCGTTTCAGCGGGGATTCTGGAAAAAGTTCTGGCGGCCTGCGGCGTGGAACCCGGCGCTGAAACAACGAGCATCGTGAACTCCATCCTGGACTGGATCGACGAGGATGACCTGCGTCGGCTGGAGGGGGCCGAAACCCCGTACTACCTGTCCCTTGACCGTCCGTACCTCGCCAAGAACGGCCCATTGCAGAGCATCGAGGAGCTTTTGCTGATTCGCGGCATCGACGCGGCACTGTATTGGGGGAGCGAAGGCCGGCCTGGATTGATTGATTTTTTGTCCGTTACCGGGCAAGGGGGGGAAACACTCGACATCAACAGCGCTTCTCCACGGGCCATGACCCTGGTTCCGGGAATCGGGGAGGACGCCGTGAACGCCGTTGTCCAGAACCGTTCGGAAGGACGGATCCGGAACTTGGCCGACCTGGCCCTGCATGTGGATGCTCGCGATTTCGACCAACTGGTCCAGTTTTTCGAAGTCATGCCGTCATCCCGGGCAAAGCTTGAGGCCCGGGTCGTCGACCCGGTCACCGGCCGACCGGGTCGGGCCATGACGGTCGTGATAGACCTATCCTGA
- the gspD gene encoding type II secretion system secretin GspD encodes MTNSNVWLVAVLLLLSASCTTIAPSPRDHAPDPGQMVSRKPVSEEVLAHKILGDREAARPDAGEILMRLEEHNQLFNERIREVMSTTSRRVVGEPFPSGVVSGDAQPLDMNFYDADLLEVIRLFMSLLDANYMLHPQVTGRVSLSVSDLFRPDQLLDLLEGILRINGMAMVQNDGIWEIMPLGRVPSHLSRGRIFFPDDGLTPRRGQMIQAYRLHFIPSSEMTAIIKPYVSEAALVYAHDLSGVMLVCDYPHNLARVSQLIEIFDESVFAGIHVATYTLMHVQAEDMVKELDEVAKVFGLGGEQGGLHARVSFLALARLNKLLALARDEQVLEFVEAWVRELDRELPSFIQEQYGEGVYVYYVQYGDAAEIVSSLQGLFEYTEPVENDGNRARLPGELARESETAASDGTEGASRVITDELPPLIRDTPFPTPPREAASATGKLTGPVTFVVDEPNNAVLMRCNTVDYPKILAVIEKLDQYPRQVLIEVVIAEVQLTEDTRLGMEWQVLNYRDGVFQSLGMNTGIGGIFETNQPSISSGLSYVVSSTERLRAALKASAADGHARILSTPTLLASDNKPAVINIGEEVPIVTSRLTRLDDTDPVRRSQEATIQYRDTGIILKVTPKINRQGMVRMEISQEVSSARFSSEPGLEGTPFITTRHASTHAAVNDQQTIVIGGLMRQEQDDSTTGIPGLSRLPVLKYLFAYERKRFVNSELMLFITPHVVRDMDDSAFITRDFLQRLERIKAGMR; translated from the coding sequence ATGACCAATTCCAACGTATGGTTAGTTGCCGTGTTGCTTTTGTTATCCGCTTCCTGCACGACCATTGCCCCATCCCCTCGCGACCATGCCCCTGATCCGGGCCAAATGGTAAGCAGGAAGCCGGTGTCCGAGGAAGTCCTGGCCCACAAGATTCTGGGCGACAGGGAGGCCGCGCGACCTGATGCCGGTGAGATCCTCATGCGCCTTGAAGAGCATAACCAGCTTTTCAATGAACGTATCCGAGAGGTTATGAGCACCACGAGCCGTCGCGTGGTGGGTGAGCCTTTTCCTTCCGGAGTCGTATCCGGGGATGCTCAGCCTTTGGACATGAATTTTTATGATGCAGATCTATTGGAAGTCATCCGTCTTTTCATGAGCCTTTTGGATGCGAACTATATGCTCCATCCCCAGGTGACCGGGCGGGTATCCCTTTCCGTCTCGGATTTGTTTCGACCGGACCAGTTGCTGGATCTTCTGGAAGGGATTCTGCGCATAAACGGTATGGCCATGGTTCAGAACGACGGAATCTGGGAGATCATGCCGCTGGGCAGAGTCCCCAGCCATTTATCACGTGGACGGATATTCTTTCCCGACGACGGACTGACCCCACGCAGAGGCCAGATGATCCAGGCTTACCGCCTGCATTTCATACCATCTTCGGAGATGACCGCCATTATCAAGCCCTACGTTTCCGAAGCCGCTCTGGTCTACGCCCACGACCTCAGCGGCGTGATGCTCGTCTGCGACTACCCGCACAATCTGGCCAGGGTGAGCCAGCTCATCGAGATTTTCGACGAAAGTGTTTTTGCCGGCATCCATGTGGCGACATACACATTGATGCATGTGCAAGCCGAGGACATGGTCAAGGAATTGGACGAAGTGGCCAAGGTGTTTGGTCTGGGCGGCGAGCAGGGAGGTCTGCATGCCCGGGTGTCCTTTCTGGCCTTGGCCCGGCTGAACAAGCTTCTGGCTCTGGCCCGGGATGAGCAGGTTCTGGAGTTCGTGGAGGCGTGGGTGCGGGAGCTGGACCGTGAACTGCCATCGTTCATCCAGGAACAATACGGCGAGGGGGTCTATGTTTACTATGTGCAATACGGTGACGCCGCGGAAATCGTCTCTTCCCTGCAGGGCCTTTTCGAGTATACGGAACCGGTTGAAAATGATGGAAACAGAGCCCGTCTGCCCGGTGAACTTGCGCGGGAGTCTGAAACAGCCGCGTCCGATGGCACGGAGGGGGCCTCCAGGGTGATCACGGATGAACTGCCTCCCCTGATCCGCGACACTCCGTTCCCGACGCCGCCCAGGGAAGCGGCCTCAGCTACGGGAAAACTCACCGGTCCAGTGACATTTGTCGTGGACGAACCGAACAACGCGGTGTTGATGCGATGTAATACCGTGGATTATCCTAAGATTCTGGCCGTAATTGAAAAACTGGACCAGTACCCGCGCCAGGTGCTGATCGAGGTGGTCATCGCCGAGGTGCAGCTGACCGAAGACACCCGTTTGGGGATGGAGTGGCAGGTATTAAACTACAGGGACGGCGTGTTTCAGTCACTGGGAATGAACACCGGTATTGGGGGGATTTTTGAAACGAATCAGCCCTCCATCTCTTCCGGGTTGTCGTATGTCGTTTCCAGCACCGAGCGGTTGCGGGCAGCCTTGAAGGCCTCGGCCGCGGACGGTCACGCCCGGATCTTGTCCACGCCCACCCTGCTGGCCTCGGACAACAAGCCGGCGGTCATCAACATCGGCGAGGAGGTGCCCATTGTCACTTCCAGACTGACCCGGCTGGATGACACCGATCCGGTCAGGCGATCCCAGGAGGCCACCATCCAATACCGGGATACGGGAATTATTCTCAAGGTCACGCCCAAGATCAACCGACAAGGCATGGTCCGCATGGAGATTTCCCAGGAAGTCAGTTCCGCGCGTTTCTCTTCAGAGCCCGGACTGGAGGGCACTCCCTTCATCACCACGCGTCATGCCAGCACCCATGCCGCTGTGAATGACCAGCAGACCATTGTCATCGGTGGGTTGATGCGTCAGGAGCAGGACGACAGCACCACCGGCATTCCGGGCTTAAGCCGCCTTCCGGTCTTGAAATACCTGTTTGCTTACGAGCGCAAGAGATTCGTCAACAGCGAATTGATGCTCTTTATCACTCCGCACGTGGTCAGGGACATGGACGATTCCGCCTTTATCACCCGCGATTTTTTGCAGCGCCTGGAACGGATCAAGGCGGGAATGCGCTGA